Proteins encoded in a region of the Bacillus sp. T3 genome:
- a CDS encoding spore germination protein: MLQSHLVPTVLSTERPDRVCGGLLEGKVAILVDGSPFVLTVPAIFVEFLHSSEDYYDGALVATIIRWIRFLGLFVTLILPAFYVALISFHPDLLQNPFIIRIAANREALPYPVLIEAIFMQITFELLREAGLRMPKTLGGAIVSILGLVLIGQAAVQAGIVGPVLTVVVSVTALTSFILPNYAFHQIIRFSSIPLLILSGLFGFMGIIIGLMFGLTYLVSLRSFGVPYFSPVSPAQKESWKDVFIRAPWWAMETRPADFGNENIVRAGSTNYTKPPVEKEDEE; encoded by the coding sequence ATGCTCCAAAGTCACCTGGTACCAACTGTGCTAAGCACAGAACGACCAGATCGTGTATGCGGTGGCTTACTAGAAGGGAAGGTGGCCATTCTTGTTGATGGTTCTCCATTTGTCCTTACAGTCCCTGCTATATTTGTTGAATTTCTCCATTCAAGTGAGGACTACTATGACGGGGCATTGGTCGCTACAATCATCCGCTGGATTCGTTTTCTTGGTCTATTTGTCACACTGATTTTACCAGCCTTTTATGTTGCTCTAATCTCCTTTCATCCAGATTTATTACAAAATCCTTTCATCATACGGATTGCTGCAAATCGGGAAGCATTACCTTATCCAGTCTTAATTGAGGCCATCTTTATGCAAATTACCTTTGAACTACTGCGGGAAGCTGGCTTAAGGATGCCCAAAACATTAGGTGGAGCGATTGTCAGTATTTTAGGTCTTGTTTTGATTGGTCAAGCTGCGGTTCAAGCTGGTATTGTCGGTCCCGTTTTAACTGTAGTTGTTTCTGTTACCGCCTTAACTTCATTTATTTTACCAAACTATGCATTTCATCAAATCATTCGCTTTTCGAGTATTCCCTTACTCATATTGTCTGGCTTATTCGGATTTATGGGAATTATAATTGGGCTTATGTTTGGTTTAACTTATTTAGTTAGCTTGCGTTCTTTCGGTGTACCGTATTTTTCTCCAGTTTCACCAGCACAGAAAGAAAGCTGGAAGGACGTTTTTATTCGTGCTCCCTGGTGGGCTATGGAGACCCGACCAGCTGATTTTGGTAATGAGAATATTGTTCGGGCTGGTTCCACTAATTACACGAAACCTCCAGTAGAAAAGGAGGATGAAGAATGA